Proteins encoded in a region of the Lepeophtheirus salmonis chromosome 6, UVic_Lsal_1.4, whole genome shotgun sequence genome:
- the Syn1 gene encoding beta-1-syntrophin — protein sequence MNEPSSPEWELEVLIKNCWHRVRASIQDGYLGVSLEEGDEEGGGGGLIPDIPEGKRVVRISKAEDAGLGISIKGGRENRMPILISKIFGGMAAHNGGGLYLGDAILSVDGIDLRSAVHDEAVRVLKSTASKVVLEVKHMKEVTPYFQKAVLLSEVGWSLPPVPFLVDGGGSSYQEDIISPGSDMKWTPLSLACLTRESPQNTQHAFEITSPDRKHTAYLRCSSQSSFEKWYSSVALAIDRTVQEALVKANFALPFRVNKMGWMSQISEKSGSYSSDTSFDSGMSDSTNNTVWSPSFVAQTEDSLFLWDTVPWSIKEWSNPRDKIALVQSRIICQDKRTTRLVLRHGSDAGVHTYTFQVSTKNEHTNWLTSLIQGTLYASKNLQIFKTKCLWMNKECILTIHVDKGFSLNEANNSSSEIWSQPYQNLAASNDDGSKLLWLQFRGMPEDEFTLDMNPKIVVFTIHNFLSTKLQLLGGKN from the coding sequence ATGAATGAGCCAAGTTCCCCAGAATGGGAGTTGGAGGTGTTGATAAAGAACTGTTGGCATCGCGTCCGCGCCTCAATTCAGGATGGGTACCTCGGAGTTTCCCTGGAGGAAGGGGATGAAGAAGGTGGAGGTGGAGGCCTTATCCCGGATATCCCCGAAGGAAAGCGTGTTGTTAGGATATCGAAGGCCGAGGACGCGGGTCTGGGCATAAGCATTAAAGGGGGTCGTGAGAATCGGATGCCAATCCTGATAAGCAAAATCTTTGGTGGGATGGCTGCTCATAATGGGGGAGGCCTCTACTTAGGGGATGCGATACTGAGTGTTGATGGGATTGATCTTCGCTCTGCGGTGCATGACGAAGCCGTCCGTGTTCTCAAATCAACTGCATCCAAAGTGGTTCTTGAAGTGAAGCACATGAAAGAAGTGACTCCCTATTTCCAAAAGGCGGTGCTTCTGTCGGAAGTGGGTTGGTCTCTTCCGCCCGTTCCTTTTCTGGTGGATGGGGGTGGCTCTTCCTATCAGGAAGATATCATCTCCCCAGGATCTGATATGAAGTGGACTCCGCTTAGTCTTGCTTGTCTGACTCGTGAATCGCCTCAGAACACGCAGCATGCCTTTGAGATTACTTCTCCTGATCGCAAACACACTGCCTACCTTCGATGTTCCTCCCAATCATCTTTTGAAAAATGGTATAGCAGTGTTGCTCTTGCCATTGATCGTACTGTTCAAGAGGCTCTCGTTAAAGCCAACTTTGCTTTGCCATTTAGGGTCAATAAGATGGGATGGATGTCACAAATCTCAGAGAAATCAGGGTCCTATAGCTCAGATACCTCCTTTGATTCAGGTATGTCAGACTCAACCAACAATACTGTTTGGAGTCCATCATTTGTTGCCCAAACAGAAGATAGTTTATTCCTCTGGGATACTGTTCCCTGGAGTATTAAGGAGTGGTCTAATCCGAGGGACAAAATTGCCCTGGTACAAAGTAGGATTATTTGTCAGGATAAAAGAACAACAAGACTCGTTCTTAGGCACGGATCTGATGCTGGTGTTCATACTTATACTTTTcaagtttcaacaaaaaatgaacatacAAATTGGCTGACTTCTCTAATTCAAGGCACACTGTATGCCTCCAAAAACCTCCAGATTTTCAAGACAAAATGCTTGTGGATGAATAAGGAATGTATCTTAACCATTCACGTGGATAAAGGATTTTCTCTCAATGAGGCTAACAACTCTTCTTCTGAAATATGGTCTCAACCTTATCAAAACTTGGCTGCTTCCAATGATGATGGATCCAAACTACTTTGGCTTCAGTTCCGTGGTATGCCTGAAGACGAATTTACTCTAGATATGAATCCTAAAATTGTTGTGTTtactattcataattttttatcgaCCAAATTGCAGCTCTTAGGTGGGAAAAATTAg
- the RpL8 gene encoding large ribosomal subunit protein uL2: MGRVIRAQRKGAGSVFKSHTKHRKGAPKLRAVDYSERNGYIKGTVKKIIHDPGRGAPLAEVHFRDPYRYKTRKELFVAAEGMYTGQFIYCGKKAQLTVGNVMPIGSMPEGTIISNLEEKTGDRGRIARGSGNYATVIAHNPDTKRTRVKLPSGTKKIIPSANRAMVGIVAGGGRIDKPMLKAGRAYHKYKVKRNSWPKVRGVAMNPVEHPHGGGNHQHIGKASTVKRGTSAGRKVGLIAARRTGRIRGGKKNSDRD; this comes from the exons ATGGGACGAGTGATTCGTGCACAGCGTAAAGGAGCTGGCTCCGTCTTCAAAAGCCACACCAAGCACCGTAAGGGAGCCCCCAAGCTTCGTGCCGTCGACTATTCTGAAAGGAATGGTTACATTAAGGGAACTGTGAAGAAGATCATTCACGATCCCGGTCGTGGTGCCCCACTTGCTGAGGTGCACTTTCGTGACCCTTACAGATACAAGACCCGTAAGGAGTTATTTGTGGCCGCCGAGGGAATGTACACTGGTCAATTCATCTACTGCGGAAAGAAGGCCCAACTCACCGTTG GCAATGTCATGCCTATCGGCTCTATGCCTGAGGGTACCATCATCTCCAACCTCGAGGAGAAGACTGGAGACCGTGGCCGTATCGCCCGTGGCTCAGGAAACTATGCCACAGTCATCGCCCACAACCCTGACACCAAACGAACCCGTGTCAAGCTTCCTTCTGGGACTAAGAAAATCATCCCTTCTGCTAACCGTGCCATGGTTGGTATTGTTGCCGGAGGAGGAAGAATAGACAAGCCCATGCTGAAGGCTGGACGTGCTTACCACAAGTACAAGGTGAAGAGGAACTCATGGCCCAAGGTTCGTGGTGTTGCTATGAATCCCGTTGAGCATCCTCATGGTGGTGGTAACCATCAACATATTGGTAAAGCTTCCACTGTCAAGAGAGGAACATCTGCCGGTCGCAAGGTTGGTCTCATTGCCGCCAGACGTACTGGTAGAATTAGAGGAGGAAAGAAGAACTCTGATAGAGATTAA
- the LOC121119555 gene encoding WD repeat-containing protein 48, which yields MMNSGKLKVQVSFVIREEKEPCHRAGVNSLQYDASMKRLYTAGRDSVIRIWNVSSLKTEGTYVSSMEHHTDWVNDIVLGCGGKNMISGSSDTTVKVWNAHKGFCMSTLRTHKDYVKALAYAKDREQVASAGLDKSIYLWDINTLTALTASNNTVTTSSVSGNKDSIYSLAMNPAGTLLVSGSSEKTLRFWDPRTSAKLAKLKGHTDNVKALILNREGTLCISGSSDGTFKLWSIGEQRCIATYYRHTEGVWALQANESFTRVYSAGRDKNIILTDIRTSDNAFLVCRESAPVLKMILTTDQEGLWVSTSESNVKYWNTSKIVRQCLPVPSSAPSDFPKYVPVLDKPDVVIAGGASIKQYRVLNDKRHILTKDTCNNVALYDVLKAQKVQELKETEFDVYQREQMVYVPSWFSVDLKTGMLTIHLGQEENDCFSAWVSARETGLAPNDAADQKVNYGGLLLQALLEHWSRQNSVEDDSDIDGGQMHNGVNKGNGNEYFTVPGHTPVIFSEVGGRTLYRLLAGDAGGETECTLLNENVPSWVIDIVVMKKLPKFIKVTFYVLPHPCLNAKAIKKERLIANDFLQIRKVIEHVYEKVMMETVSSVAGSPTGESNRDESSSSIVYAEDKVELFCNDIIIDPNMDLRTVKHFIWKSSMDLVLNYRPIG from the exons ATGATGAATTCTGGGAAGTTGAAGGTGCAAGTGTCCTTCGTGATCCGCGAGGAGAAGGAGCCGTGCCACCGAGCGGGTGTGAATTCTCTGCAATATGATGCCTCCATGAAGCGTCTGTACACGGCGGGGAGAGACTCAGTGATTCGTATTTGGAATGTGTCGAGCTTGAAGACTGAAGGGACGTATGTGTCCTCCATGGAACATCACACGGACTGGGTCAACGACATCGTTCTGGGCTGTGGGGGCAAGAACATGATCTCTGGCTCTTCGGATACGACTGTCAAGGTGTGGAACGCACACAAAGGCTTCTGCATGTCCACGCTTCGAACCCATAAGGACTATGTCAAAGCACTGGCCTATGCCAAGGATCGGGAGCAAGTGGCCTCTGCAGGCCTGGATAAATCCATTTACTTGTGGGATATCAATACACTCACGGCGCTCACGGCCTCCAACAACACAGTCACGACATCCAGTGTGAGTGGGAATAAAGACTCCATCTACAGTTTGGCCATGAACCCTGCAGGGACTCTCCTAGTGAGTGGGTCTTCAGAAAAAACTTTACGATTCTGGGATCCCAGAACCTCGGCCAAACTTGCGAAACTGAAGGGGCATACGGATAACGTTAAGGCACTCATTCTTAATAGAGAGGGAACTCTG TGTATTTCTGGTAGCTCAGATGGTACATTCAAACTATGGTCTATCGGAGAGCAACGCTGTATTGCCACTTATTATCGTCATACCGAAGGGGTATGGGCGCTCCAGGCCAATGAATCTTTTACGCGTGTTTATTCTGCTGgaagagataaaaatatcattctcaCAGATATTCGAACCTCAGACAATGCTTTTCTAGTCTGTAGGGAATCTGCTCCAGTCTTAAAAATGATTCTCACTACAGATCAAGAAGGCCTCTGGGTATCAACGTCAGAATCAAATGTCAAATATTGGAATACATCCAAAATTGTTCGACAATGTTTACCAGTCCCCTCATCTGCGCCTTCAGACTTTCCTAAGTACGTCCCTGTACTTGATAAACCTGATGTGGTTATTGCTGGTGGAGCTTCCATTAAACAATATCGagttttaaatgataaaaggCACATATTAACCAAAGACACATGCAATAATGTGGCGTTGTATGATGTTTTAAAAGCACAGAAGGTCCAAGAACTTAAAGAAACAGAGTTTGATGTCTATCAGCGTGAGCAG atggttTATGTGCCTAGTTGGTTCTCAGTCGATTTAAAAACTGGAATGCTGACCATACATTTAGGACAAGAAGAAAATGATTGTTTTAGTGCTTGGGTATCTGCTCGGGAGACAGGACTTGCACCTAATGATGCAGCGgatcaaaaagttaattatggAGGTCTTCTTCTTCAAGCTTTATTAGAACATTGGTCGCGACAGAATTCAGTTGAAGATGATTCTGATATTGACGGG GGCCAAATGCACAACGGCGTTAACAAAGGAAATGGAAATGAATACTTTACTGTGCCTGGTCACACTCCTGTCATTTTTTCAGAGGTTGGAGGACGCACTTTGTATCGATTACTAGCTGGAGATGCTGGGGGCGAAACGGAATGCACCCTTCTAAATGAAAATGTTCCTAGTTGGGTTATTGACATcgttgtaatgaaaaaactacccaAATTTATCAAAGTAACGTTTTACGTGTTACCACATCCGTGTCTAAATGCTAAAGCTATTAAAAAGGAACGGCTTATTGctaatgattttttacaaattcgtAAAGTAATTGAGCATGTATATGAGAAAGTTATGATGGAAACCGTCTCTTCGGTTGCAGGAAGCCCCACGGGAGAGAGTAATCGTGAtgaatcttcttcttcaatcGTATATGCAGAAGACAAAGTTGAGCTATTTTGTAACGATATTATTATTGATCCTAACATGGATCTTAGAACTGTGAAGCATTTCATATGGAAGTCGTCTATGGATTTAGTGTTAAACTATAGACCCATAGGATAA
- the Vha44 gene encoding V-type proton ATPase subunit C, whose protein sequence is MNVSEYWLISAPGDPTCGATWDKLTNATNSSGLSSNWKFPIPDLKVGTLDQLVGLSDDLGKVDAYVESVVRKVAHYMVDVLEDQRDKVLENLLANGSDLPTYLTKFSWDMAKYPIKQSLKNLTDIISKQVSQIESDLKVKSQAYNNLKTNIQNVEKKQTGSLMTRNLGNLVKKEHFILGSEYLTTLLVVVPINLLNEWHSTYEKLSSMVAPRSSQLIYQDADHALVNVSLFLKVVDEFKFKAREKKFIVRDFVYDPDELEAGKCEITKLTTDKKKQFGPLVRWLKVNFSEAFISCVHVKALRVFVESVLRFGLPVNFQAMLLLPQKKTQKKLRDLLNNLYSHLDSSGGGNEPIDIPAGLGFNQEYYPYVYYKINIDMIGQNSGML, encoded by the exons ATGAATGTCTCCGAGTATTGGCTGATTTCTGCCCCTGGGGACCCCACCTGTGGTGCAACATGGGACAAATTGACAAATGCAACCAATTCATCGGGTCTAAGCTCCAACTGGAAGTTCCCTATCCCTGATCTCAAGGTTGGAACTTTGGATCAGCTTGTGGGTCTCTCTGATGACTTGGGTAAAGTGGATGCTTATGTGGAGAGTGTGGTCCGTAAGGTTGCTCACTATATGGTGGATGTTCTTGAAGATCAGAGGGACAAAGTACTGGAGAACCTGCTGGCCAATGGATCCGATCTCCCTACTTATTTAACCAAGTTCTCTTGGGATATGGCCAAATACCCCATCAAACagtctttgaaaaatttaacagACATCATAA GTAAGCAAGTTAGTCAAATAGAATCAGATTTGAAGGTCAAATCCCAAGCTTACAATAAtctcaaaacaaatattcaaaatgttgaGAAAAAACAAACTGGAAGTTTGATGACTCGTAATCTTGGAAACCTTGTCAAAAAGGAACACTTCATTCTAGGTTCAGAATATTTAACTACCTTGTTAGTTGTTGTTCCTATTAATCTTCTTAATGAATGGCATTCCACCTATGAAAAGCTTTCCTCCATGGTTGCCCCTCGATCTTCACAACTTATCTATCAGGATGCGGATCACGCATTAGTTAATGTATCATTGTTTCTAAAAGTTGTGGACGAATTTAAATTCAAGGCACGTGAAAAGAAATTCATTGTCAGAGATTTTGTTTATGATCCTGATGAGCTTGAAGCTGGAAAATGTGAAATTACCAAACTTACTACGGATAAGAAGAAACAATTCGGCCCTCTG GTCAGATGGTTGAAAGTCAATTTTAGTGAAGCTTTTATCTCGTGCGTACACGTTAAg GCTTTGAGAGTTTTTGTAGAATCTGTTCTCCGCTTTGGTCTTCCTGTTAATTTCCAAGCGATGTTACTTCTTCCCCaaaagaaaacacaaaaaaagcTTAGAGATTTGTTGAATAATCTTTATTCGCACTTGGATTCTTCAGGTGGAGGAAATGAACct attgaCATTCCAGCTGGTCTTGGATTCAACCAAGAATATTATCCTTATGTGTATTACaagataaatattgatatgatagGTCAAAATAGTGGAATGCtctag
- the LOC121119413 gene encoding MIT domain-containing protein 1, with product MDSNRKETFVAASITKAVNLEKNKCLTDSLKSYKEGIEALMELIKLSQNEQQKAIYRTKASEYLKRAESLSKKIEAENKVKQYREQTKISKGDKGNSYEKIFGPYLTDQVRGIRVEDPYIRNHVQVLLFLRFCEVAVKYCSNLVSIVLITGKDKRKTSEQVQKLEEIKDSLKSHNVNLMINYCDSLHDREIKFNTGWTFKIGRGLDFYKSVNSVFTIGTYDLDLRECLETTIDIFHSDSVSKFT from the exons ATGGACAGTAATCGCAAGGAAACCTTTGTGGCAGCTTCCATCACAAAGGCAGTTAATTTAGAGAAAAACAAGTGCCTCACAGATTCTCTGAAATCCTATAAAGAGGGGATCGAGGCTCTCATGGAGCTCATTAAAC TTTCTCAAAATGAGCAACAAAAAGCAATTTACAGAACCAAAGCTTCTGAATACTTGAAGAGAGCGGAGAGTTTGAGCAAAAAGATCGAGGCAGAGAACAAAGTGAAGCAATACAGAGAGCAAACCAAGATCTCGAAGGGAGACAAAGGAAAttcctatgaaaaaatatttggccCATATTTGACCGATCAAGTGAGAGGGATTCGCGTTGAGGATCCTTATATTCGAAATCATGTTCAA GTTCTACTTTTTTTGAGATTCTGTGAAGTGGCCGtcaaatattgttcaaatttggTCTCCATTGTTTTAATCACAGGGAAGGATAAGCGAAAGACCTCAGAGCAAGTGCAAAAGTTAGAGGAAATAAAAGACAGTCTGAAGAGTCACAATGTTAACCTCATGATAAATTATTGCGATTCACTTCATGATCGTGAAATTAA ATTCAATACAGGATGGACTTTTAAAATTGGGCGTGGACTTGACTTTTATAAATCTGTAAATAGTGTTTTTACGATTGGGACTTACGACTTGGATTTAAGAGAATGTCTTGAAACAacaattgatatatttcattcagACTCAGTTTCTAAGTTTACATAA